In Erinaceus europaeus chromosome 10, mEriEur2.1, whole genome shotgun sequence, one DNA window encodes the following:
- the CPTP gene encoding ceramide-1-phosphate transfer protein, giving the protein MGGEWPGRGGRRVVVVAAAARGAEGVQKDLVGTGGPVGDMETDFNLKVVLVSFQQCLNEKEEVLIDHYLDGWKGLVRFLNSLGTVFSFITKDVVMKLHIMEQLRGGPQREHYQSLQSMVAYEVGNQLVDHQRRSRYADSGCRTVLRLHRALHWLQLFLERLRTSPEDARTSVLCTDAYNASLATYHPWIIRRAATMAFCTLPTRKGFLEAMNVGPPEQAVEMLGQALPFIEQVYTISQKLYEEHTLLDLP; this is encoded by the exons atggggggggaatggcctggACGGGGGGGGCGCCGGGTTGTGGTGGTAGCTGCGGCGGCGCGGGGAGCCGAGGGCGTGCAG AAGGACCTTGTGGGCACAGGAGGACCAG TGGGTGACATGGAGACAGACTTCAACCTGAAAGTAGTCCTGGTCAGCTTCCAACAGTGCttgaatgagaaggaggaggttCTCATAGACCACTACCTCGACGGCTGGAAGGGGCTGGTCAG GTTCCTGAACAGCCTAGGTACTGTCTTCTCCTTCATCACCAAGGATGTAGTAATGAAGTTGCACATCATGGAGCAGCTGCGGGGTGGCCCACAGCGGGAACACTACCAAAGTCTGCAGTCCATGGTGGCCTATGAGGTGGGCAACCAGCTGGTTGACCACCAGCGGCGCTCTCGCTATGCAGACTCAGGCTGCCGGACAGTGCTGCGGCTGCACCGTGCCCTACACTGGCTGCAGCTCTTCTTGGAGCGTCTGCGCACCAGCCCTGAGGACGCTCGCACCTCTGTACTGTGCACTGATGCCTACAATGCCTCACTGGCCACCTACCACCCCTGGATCATCCGCCGGGCTGCCACCATGGCCTTCTGCACACTGCCCACACGCAAAGGCTTCCTGGAGGCCATGAATGTGGGGCCACCTGAGCAGGCAGTGGAGATGCTGGGCCAGGCCTTGCCTTTTATCGAACAGGTATACACCATCTCCCAGAAGCTATACGAGGAACACACCCTGCTGGACCTGCCCTAG